The following proteins are co-located in the Spinactinospora alkalitolerans genome:
- a CDS encoding zinc-dependent alcohol dehydrogenase has protein sequence MATAVAAVLESARNLQFREFPIPEVSDDDAVMEVEASGLCGTDYEQYLGGLSFGDGMPIIPGHEIIGRITRIGAAAVKRWGVDVGDRVTVEPIIPCGVCEGCIEGAFTRCQSGLGYGMYRGTGTAPSLWGGYATHVYLHPRALIHKLPEDIPTNVTTLINPLSNAIRWIYEVGGVGLGSTVVIAGPGQRGLLAAAAAKKAGAKTIIVTGTTTDGSRLDLARNLGATTTINIDEEDPVTRVTEVTDGGMADIVLDVSAGAMTPILQGIDMLRRGGRLVLAGLKSGNKLNDVPIDQVVLREIELRGVVSGGYQSTELAIGMIRESAETLAPLCTHVFALRDVTNAVRTLGREITDGTDAVHITLTSDMDQCSESLIR, from the coding sequence ATGGCCACAGCAGTTGCTGCGGTTCTCGAAAGCGCCCGTAACCTCCAGTTCCGTGAGTTCCCGATTCCCGAGGTAAGCGACGACGACGCCGTCATGGAGGTCGAGGCCAGCGGTCTCTGCGGCACTGATTATGAGCAGTACCTCGGCGGGCTGAGTTTCGGCGATGGGATGCCGATTATCCCTGGCCACGAGATCATCGGGCGAATCACACGTATCGGGGCCGCAGCGGTGAAGCGCTGGGGCGTCGACGTCGGCGACCGGGTCACCGTTGAGCCGATCATCCCGTGCGGCGTCTGTGAAGGCTGCATCGAGGGGGCCTTCACGCGCTGCCAGTCGGGCCTGGGGTACGGCATGTACCGAGGCACCGGCACAGCTCCGTCGCTGTGGGGTGGTTACGCCACCCACGTCTACCTCCACCCCCGGGCACTCATCCACAAGCTGCCCGAGGACATCCCGACCAACGTCACGACCTTGATCAACCCACTGTCCAACGCCATCCGCTGGATCTACGAAGTCGGAGGCGTTGGCCTCGGGTCGACCGTCGTGATCGCGGGCCCCGGCCAGCGAGGTCTACTTGCCGCAGCCGCGGCCAAGAAGGCCGGTGCAAAGACCATCATCGTCACCGGTACCACCACCGACGGCTCCAGACTCGATCTGGCTCGCAACCTCGGCGCAACCACGACCATCAACATCGACGAGGAAGATCCCGTCACACGAGTCACCGAAGTGACCGACGGTGGCATGGCCGACATCGTCCTCGACGTATCGGCGGGGGCGATGACGCCCATCCTGCAAGGCATTGACATGCTCCGGCGCGGCGGCCGACTCGTTCTCGCCGGCCTGAAGAGCGGGAACAAGCTCAACGATGTGCCTATCGACCAGGTCGTCCTCCGTGAGATCGAGCTGAGGGGCGTCGTCAGCGGAGGCTACCAGTCCACCGAGCTGGCGATCGGTATGATCCGCGAGAGCGCCGAGACACTCGCCCCGCTGTGTACCCACGTCTTCGCCCTGCGAGACGTCACCAAC
- a CDS encoding amidohydrolase family protein: protein MSDRKWDVVDTHVHLCRTTQEGWNARTIEDRWDRGGDLAQLNRYMAEADVASSWIINAWPTEAMGQAMRARAPQDLSEEDRAALEKRMLEQQRERCDRKNAWLCQVAAANPKKFAALIGGIDPYFGADWVEDQVVKYHAAGARGVKIISTWGQYYPSDPALERAFAKIEELDLVILAHSGGLDGHVGEAEHDDYAFPVQWRPVLERHPKLKVVMAHLGYLQPLTGYGTEMHDQRVQMARDFENVYFDLSCGFEEGFDEVGIESVRQVGVDRCLWASDWHSHRAILGLQGVKRSLLTDDEKAAILGENARRVLPL from the coding sequence ATGAGCGACCGCAAATGGGATGTTGTTGACACCCACGTGCACCTGTGCAGAACCACGCAAGAAGGCTGGAACGCGCGCACGATCGAGGACCGATGGGACAGGGGAGGCGACCTGGCCCAGCTGAACCGCTATATGGCTGAAGCCGACGTCGCTTCGTCGTGGATCATCAACGCGTGGCCAACCGAGGCGATGGGGCAGGCAATGCGTGCCCGCGCTCCCCAGGACCTCTCCGAAGAGGACAGAGCTGCTCTCGAGAAGCGCATGCTGGAGCAGCAACGCGAGCGGTGCGACCGCAAGAACGCCTGGTTGTGTCAGGTCGCCGCCGCGAACCCCAAGAAGTTCGCAGCGCTCATAGGTGGCATCGACCCCTACTTCGGTGCCGACTGGGTTGAGGACCAGGTCGTGAAGTATCACGCCGCTGGTGCCCGCGGCGTGAAGATCATCTCGACCTGGGGCCAGTACTATCCCTCCGACCCCGCACTCGAGCGCGCGTTCGCCAAGATCGAGGAATTGGACCTGGTGATCCTCGCTCACAGCGGCGGTCTCGACGGCCACGTCGGTGAGGCCGAGCACGATGACTATGCGTTCCCGGTTCAGTGGCGCCCTGTGCTCGAGCGGCATCCGAAGCTCAAGGTCGTCATGGCCCATCTGGGCTACCTTCAGCCTCTCACCGGCTACGGCACCGAGATGCATGACCAGCGTGTGCAGATGGCGCGGGATTTCGAGAACGTTTACTTCGACCTCTCCTGCGGTTTCGAGGAGGGATTCGACGAGGTCGGTATCGAGTCCGTGCGGCAAGTCGGCGTCGACCGGTGCCTTTGGGCGTCTGACTGGCACAGCCACCGGGCCATTCTCGGCCTGCAGGGTGTGAAGCGCTCCCTCCTCACCGACGACGAAAAGGCAGCGATCCTCGGCGAGAACGCCCGGCGCGTTCTCCCACTGTGA
- a CDS encoding MaoC family dehydratase: MPERLVMSSLQEAASAADVSPPIDLLEGRYYEEVQVGQRFIAPAVTITESMITTACGLFQDLALLHRDHRIAAENGFRGPIAPGALTLGACIAPLALVIGKKTATHLTDEITYRAPVYAGDTLDIEIVAVRREGKSRFGLIEYATHVTNQDGQKVADILTKMGHAYAPKETA, from the coding sequence ATGCCTGAAAGGTTGGTTATGTCTTCACTCCAAGAGGCCGCTTCGGCCGCCGACGTCTCGCCTCCGATTGATCTACTCGAGGGTCGCTATTATGAGGAGGTCCAGGTCGGCCAGCGATTCATAGCCCCGGCCGTTACGATCACCGAGAGCATGATCACCACCGCGTGTGGCCTGTTCCAGGATCTCGCCCTCCTCCACCGCGACCACCGCATCGCCGCGGAGAACGGGTTCCGCGGCCCGATCGCCCCCGGGGCTCTCACCCTAGGAGCGTGTATCGCTCCGCTGGCACTGGTCATCGGCAAGAAGACCGCGACGCACCTCACCGACGAGATCACCTACCGAGCTCCGGTCTACGCCGGCGACACGCTCGACATCGAGATCGTCGCCGTGCGCCGCGAAGGGAAATCGCGGTTCGGCCTCATTGAATATGCAACGCACGTGACCAACCAGGACGGCCAGAAAGTGGCAGACATCCTCACCAAGATGGGCCACGCCTACGCACCGAAGGAAACAGCATGA
- the ald gene encoding alanine dehydrogenase: MRIGVPKEVKNHEYRVAVTPAGVHELVAHGHEVVIEKGAGSGSSISDEEYSAAGAQVLATAENVWSTAELILKVKEPIREEYDRMREGQVLFTYLHLAADKALTEELLARKVTAIAYETVQTDQGGLPLLSPMSEVAGRIAPQVGAATLLRSAGGRGVLLGGVPGVLPAEVVIIGGGVSGQHATRIAVGMGAQVTVLDKDPHVLKAIDKEYHGRVRTLASNAFTIEQACLSADLVIGAVLIPGSKAPTLVSNDLVKRMKVGSVLVDISIDQGGCFEDSRATTHAEPTYTVHGSVFYCVANMPGAVAHTSTHALTSVTLPYTVALADNGWQEALRADAQIARGLNTHDGLLTNAPVGTALGLDSVEVTSLL; the protein is encoded by the coding sequence ATGAGGATCGGTGTTCCGAAGGAAGTCAAGAATCACGAGTACCGAGTCGCCGTCACCCCGGCCGGGGTGCACGAGTTGGTCGCGCACGGTCATGAGGTCGTCATCGAGAAGGGCGCAGGCAGTGGCTCGTCCATCTCCGACGAGGAGTACTCCGCTGCGGGCGCTCAAGTGCTCGCCACCGCTGAGAACGTGTGGTCCACTGCTGAGCTGATCCTCAAGGTCAAGGAGCCCATTCGCGAGGAGTACGACCGCATGCGGGAGGGCCAGGTACTGTTCACATACCTGCACCTCGCCGCCGACAAGGCTCTCACTGAGGAGCTTCTCGCTCGCAAGGTCACGGCGATCGCCTACGAGACCGTCCAGACCGATCAAGGTGGCTTGCCGCTGCTCAGCCCGATGTCCGAGGTCGCCGGTCGGATCGCTCCGCAGGTTGGCGCAGCCACTCTTCTCCGCAGCGCCGGCGGTCGAGGTGTCCTGCTTGGCGGCGTCCCAGGTGTCCTCCCAGCCGAGGTCGTCATCATTGGCGGTGGTGTCTCCGGGCAGCACGCCACTCGAATCGCGGTGGGAATGGGGGCCCAGGTCACCGTCCTGGACAAGGATCCACACGTCCTCAAGGCGATCGACAAGGAGTACCACGGTCGCGTTCGGACACTCGCGTCGAACGCCTTTACCATCGAGCAGGCGTGCCTCAGCGCCGATCTCGTCATCGGTGCGGTGCTGATCCCGGGTAGTAAGGCTCCAACGCTCGTCTCCAACGACCTGGTCAAGCGCATGAAGGTTGGCTCTGTTCTCGTTGACATCTCCATCGACCAGGGCGGCTGCTTTGAGGATTCTCGTGCCACCACGCACGCCGAGCCGACCTACACCGTGCACGGCTCTGTGTTCTACTGCGTCGCCAATATGCCCGGGGCGGTGGCGCACACCTCCACGCATGCACTGACCTCGGTGACTCTGCCCTACACCGTGGCGCTGGCTGACAACGGCTGGCAGGAAGCCCTTCGGGCGGATGCCCAGATCGCCCGCGGCCTCAACACCCATGACGGCCTGCTCACCAACGCACCCGTGGGCACCGCCCTCGGTCTCGACTCCGTAGAGGTCACCTCACTCCTCTGA
- a CDS encoding zinc-binding dehydrogenase, which translates to MADTMHAICLAGPGGPEALTVTEVPTPQVKSGWVRIRVKAFGVNESEVTSRKGQASPDFSYPRILGIEAAGVIDATPSESGLRPGQSVVTMMGGMGRSFDGSYAEYVLVPEAQVIPFTSDLPWDTVGALPEMFQTAYGSLTTGLALQPGQTVLIRGGTSTVGLSAIALAHDLGATAIATTRSADREALLREHGADHVVIDTGHLAGKVRNLYPKGVDSALELVGLDVLPDTLRAVRRGGTACFTGALGGVWALDEFSPLAVIPTGVWLTAYAGEATDLPATVFAHQLEAISQGRIRPAIAHVHRGLEQVVSAQTDIETGHTPGKHVVVLD; encoded by the coding sequence ATGGCAGACACGATGCACGCCATCTGTCTCGCCGGCCCCGGGGGCCCCGAGGCTCTGACGGTTACAGAGGTGCCCACGCCGCAGGTGAAGTCGGGTTGGGTGCGGATCCGGGTGAAGGCGTTCGGGGTGAACGAGTCCGAAGTCACCAGCCGCAAAGGCCAAGCATCTCCCGACTTCAGTTACCCGCGCATTCTCGGCATCGAGGCCGCGGGCGTCATCGACGCCACACCGTCAGAGAGCGGACTGCGGCCGGGACAGTCGGTGGTCACCATGATGGGCGGGATGGGCCGGTCGTTCGACGGCAGCTACGCCGAATATGTGCTCGTCCCCGAGGCGCAGGTGATTCCCTTCACCAGCGACCTGCCCTGGGACACCGTCGGCGCACTGCCGGAGATGTTCCAGACCGCCTACGGGTCCCTGACCACCGGGCTTGCCCTCCAGCCCGGGCAGACCGTTCTGATTCGCGGAGGGACATCCACGGTCGGCCTCTCGGCCATCGCCCTTGCACACGACCTTGGAGCAACCGCGATCGCCACCACCCGAAGTGCCGACCGGGAAGCTCTCCTCCGCGAACACGGCGCAGACCACGTCGTCATCGACACAGGTCACCTCGCCGGCAAGGTCCGGAACCTGTACCCAAAAGGCGTCGACTCGGCACTGGAACTGGTCGGTCTCGACGTCCTGCCCGATACCCTTCGCGCCGTCCGACGGGGCGGGACGGCGTGCTTCACCGGCGCGCTCGGCGGGGTATGGGCGCTTGACGAGTTCTCCCCGCTCGCCGTGATCCCGACGGGGGTGTGGCTCACTGCTTATGCCGGGGAAGCGACTGATCTTCCCGCGACCGTGTTCGCACATCAACTCGAGGCCATCAGCCAGGGACGCATCCGACCTGCGATCGCTCACGTTCACCGTGGGCTTGAACAGGTCGTTTCAGCCCAGACGGACATCGAAACGGGGCATACGCCAGGCAAGCATGTGGTCGTACTCGACTGA
- a CDS encoding GMC family oxidoreductase: protein MDQWDVIVVGAGSAGGVLADRLSEGGRRSVLLLEAGPDYGSEPAGMPEDVAASPRETFSHDWGSVTEPGDLGREIAVARGKLVGGSSAINNAIALRGRPEDYDAWAARTGAWSFEELLPDFRAVERDLDFATDWHGNQGPVPVRRHGPHDLHALHRGFRDACLALGYPPVADHNAPGAHGIGPVPVNRLDGVRQSTALTYLARGRGRGNLTIRAKTLVDRVTLEDGRAVGVRLCDDQGTVLRARQVLLAAGSYGSPALLMRSGIGPAQHLRDLGIPVAVELPGVGQNLQDHPVTTLAYRTATAPPDEVLQMILTCTSGAGTETDLHVFPLGPETSADDSAVLTLYVGLLSPHSRGQVRLYSDDPRQGPRIDLAFLTDPRDGERLVAGMQLARRLAHTPPLDGMLGEELAPGTATDTAEQLLDALRRSVTTYQHPVGTCRMGPAEDPGAVVSPTGAVHGIEDLYVIDASVMPGLPTANPNLTTMALAEHCAAAMTTRSRETGS, encoded by the coding sequence GTGGACCAGTGGGATGTGATCGTGGTCGGTGCAGGCTCTGCCGGAGGAGTGCTGGCGGACCGTCTGAGTGAGGGCGGGCGGCGTTCGGTTCTGCTGCTGGAGGCGGGTCCGGACTACGGCAGCGAGCCGGCCGGGATGCCTGAGGACGTAGCCGCCAGCCCGCGGGAGACGTTCAGCCACGACTGGGGATCGGTCACCGAGCCCGGTGACCTGGGTCGCGAGATCGCCGTGGCCCGCGGCAAGCTGGTCGGCGGCTCGTCGGCCATCAACAACGCGATCGCTCTGCGCGGTCGGCCGGAAGACTACGACGCCTGGGCAGCACGAACCGGTGCGTGGTCCTTCGAGGAGCTGCTGCCCGACTTCCGCGCTGTCGAGCGCGATCTGGACTTCGCCACCGACTGGCACGGTAACCAAGGGCCCGTACCCGTGCGCCGCCACGGTCCCCATGATCTTCATGCACTGCACCGCGGCTTCCGCGACGCCTGCCTGGCCCTCGGGTATCCGCCGGTGGCCGACCACAACGCACCCGGGGCCCATGGCATCGGCCCGGTGCCGGTCAATCGGCTCGACGGTGTCCGGCAGAGCACCGCCTTGACCTATCTCGCCCGAGGCCGCGGTCGCGGCAACCTCACGATACGAGCGAAGACGCTCGTGGACCGCGTGACGCTGGAGGACGGGCGGGCGGTCGGGGTCCGGCTCTGCGACGACCAAGGCACGGTCTTGCGGGCCCGACAGGTTCTTCTCGCCGCCGGTTCCTATGGCAGCCCTGCCCTGCTGATGCGCTCGGGCATCGGACCCGCCCAGCATCTGCGCGACCTGGGCATACCGGTCGCGGTCGAGTTGCCGGGCGTGGGCCAGAACCTGCAGGACCACCCGGTCACCACCCTTGCCTACCGCACGGCGACTGCTCCGCCCGACGAAGTCCTGCAGATGATCCTCACCTGCACATCCGGTGCCGGCACCGAGACCGACCTGCATGTCTTCCCGCTGGGACCGGAAACGAGCGCCGACGACAGCGCCGTGCTGACCCTGTACGTCGGTCTGCTGAGTCCGCACTCCCGCGGACAGGTGCGGCTGTACTCCGATGATCCCCGGCAGGGCCCGCGCATCGACCTCGCCTTCCTCACCGATCCACGGGATGGCGAACGCCTGGTGGCGGGCATGCAGCTGGCCCGCCGCCTGGCACATACCCCGCCTTTGGACGGCATGCTCGGCGAGGAGCTGGCCCCCGGAACCGCCACGGACACCGCCGAGCAACTGCTGGATGCGCTGCGCCGGTCCGTCACCACCTACCAGCACCCGGTGGGCACCTGCCGCATGGGCCCAGCGGAGGATCCGGGAGCCGTCGTCTCACCCACCGGCGCAGTCCACGGCATCGAGGACCTATACGTCATCGACGCCTCTGTGATGCCTGGGCTGCCCACCGCAAACCCCAACCTCACCACCATGGCCCTTGCCGAGCACTGCGCCGCTGCCATGACGACACGAAGCCGCGAAACGGGCTCTTAG
- a CDS encoding MmcQ/YjbR family DNA-binding protein has protein sequence MLSGEQLQQIARRTADSPPGVSNGRPFTQTLDVYKVTDKVFLIVTDDPDELVITVKAEPDHGSALRREHPTITRGRYPDKDHWVSVGAGSGIGEDLIEDLVEGSYQRVRDALPRKEQPDST, from the coding sequence ATGCTCTCCGGTGAGCAGTTGCAGCAGATCGCCCGCAGAACGGCCGACTCCCCGCCCGGGGTCTCGAACGGACGGCCCTTCACCCAGACTCTGGACGTGTACAAGGTCACCGACAAGGTGTTCCTGATCGTCACCGACGACCCGGACGAGCTGGTCATCACCGTCAAGGCCGAGCCCGACCACGGTAGCGCCCTGCGCCGGGAGCATCCGACGATCACCCGCGGTCGCTATCCGGACAAGGACCACTGGGTGAGCGTCGGCGCCGGCAGTGGCATCGGCGAGGATCTGATCGAGGATCTGGTGGAGGGTTCGTACCAGCGCGTCCGGGACGCCCTGCCCCGGAAGGAACAGCCCGACAGCACGTGA
- a CDS encoding MmcQ/YjbR family DNA-binding protein: protein MKGRKLQDAAREVAEELPASTMGHPFGPEYEVFKVKGKVFMLLTEVPGDPIVVLKADPEDSKALRQSHRDITPGYHMNKKHWITLEPGESVDKGLVKDLVTDSYRLVVAGLPRAQRPVDPESFGAAGEE from the coding sequence GTGAAGGGACGGAAGCTGCAGGACGCTGCGCGCGAGGTGGCCGAGGAACTGCCCGCGTCGACGATGGGCCATCCTTTCGGGCCCGAGTACGAGGTCTTCAAGGTCAAGGGCAAGGTCTTCATGCTGCTGACAGAGGTCCCCGGCGATCCCATCGTGGTCCTCAAGGCCGATCCGGAGGACTCCAAGGCGCTGCGCCAGTCGCACCGTGACATCACGCCGGGCTACCACATGAACAAGAAGCATTGGATCACGCTCGAGCCGGGGGAGAGTGTCGACAAGGGCCTGGTCAAGGACCTGGTGACCGATTCGTACCGGCTTGTCGTGGCTGGACTGCCGCGAGCGCAGCGACCCGTGGATCCCGAGAGCTTCGGCGCAGCGGGCGAGGAGTAA
- a CDS encoding NAD-dependent succinate-semialdehyde dehydrogenase: MSTSDVLLEPDPLSRAAVAKVVARIGADRAAVPNAIPVRDPHDDSVIGYVPDLGTAEALDAVSRADAAGRDWAATTPRHRADVLRRWYDLLIDNADDIALLITLEMGKTLADARAEVTYGADFVRWYAEETTRHTGTVREAPMGGARLLTRRVPVGLAVLITPWNFPLAMATRKIAPALAAGCAAVTKPATLTPLTTLFAVQLAVAAGVPGDLLQTVTTSNAGAFSNAVLADPRVRKVSFTGSTGVGKVLLRLAADNVLKSSMELGGNAPFIVFDDADLERAVEGAFNAKMRNGGQSCIAANRFLVQDGIADAFVEGLTERLTSLRMGSGLASGVGLGPMVDHNAVDRLHGLVDDAVGRGAKLLTHGRTHEGPGSYFGATVVDHVPADAEVATTEIFGPIAAVQRFSTQEEAVTRANDTEFGLAGYVFTESLDRAFHVADSLGTGIVGINQGVPSNAAAPFGGVKESGLGREGSAEGLEEYQEIRFYNLALRSTS; encoded by the coding sequence ATGAGCACGTCCGACGTTCTTCTCGAGCCTGATCCGCTGTCCCGCGCTGCTGTGGCGAAGGTCGTCGCCCGGATCGGGGCCGACCGTGCGGCTGTGCCTAACGCCATCCCTGTCCGCGATCCGCATGATGACTCCGTCATCGGTTACGTTCCCGACCTCGGCACCGCTGAGGCGCTGGACGCTGTTTCCCGCGCCGACGCAGCGGGTCGCGACTGGGCCGCCACCACACCGAGACACCGCGCCGACGTTCTGCGCCGCTGGTATGACCTGCTGATCGACAACGCCGACGACATCGCCCTGCTCATCACCCTGGAGATGGGCAAGACCCTGGCCGACGCTCGAGCCGAGGTCACCTATGGGGCTGACTTCGTCCGCTGGTACGCGGAGGAGACCACGCGCCACACCGGCACGGTGCGTGAAGCACCGATGGGTGGCGCGCGGCTTCTCACCCGACGCGTCCCGGTTGGCCTGGCCGTGCTCATCACCCCATGGAACTTCCCGCTGGCAATGGCTACCCGCAAGATCGCTCCTGCGCTGGCCGCAGGTTGTGCTGCTGTCACCAAGCCCGCCACACTCACACCGCTTACTACGCTCTTTGCGGTGCAGCTGGCCGTGGCCGCCGGAGTGCCCGGGGATCTGCTCCAGACCGTGACCACCAGCAACGCCGGCGCCTTCAGTAACGCAGTACTGGCTGACCCTCGGGTCCGCAAGGTTTCCTTCACCGGTTCTACCGGTGTGGGCAAGGTGCTCCTTCGCCTCGCCGCGGATAACGTGCTCAAGAGTTCGATGGAGCTTGGCGGCAACGCGCCTTTTATCGTCTTCGACGACGCCGATCTCGAGCGTGCGGTCGAGGGTGCCTTCAACGCCAAGATGCGCAACGGTGGGCAGTCCTGTATCGCGGCCAACCGATTCCTGGTCCAGGACGGCATCGCGGACGCGTTCGTCGAGGGCCTGACCGAACGGTTGACGTCATTGCGGATGGGTAGCGGTCTCGCGTCCGGCGTCGGCCTGGGGCCGATGGTCGACCACAACGCCGTCGACCGGCTGCACGGTCTCGTCGACGACGCCGTCGGTCGAGGTGCGAAGCTTCTCACTCACGGTCGTACCCACGAGGGCCCCGGCTCTTACTTCGGGGCGACAGTGGTGGACCACGTGCCCGCCGACGCTGAAGTGGCCACCACCGAGATCTTCGGACCGATCGCGGCTGTGCAGCGGTTCTCCACCCAGGAGGAAGCCGTAACGCGGGCGAACGACACTGAGTTCGGGCTCGCGGGCTACGTCTTCACCGAGAGCCTTGACCGGGCGTTCCACGTCGCTGACAGCCTCGGCACCGGCATCGTTGGCATCAACCAGGGTGTGCCCTCCAACGCCGCAGCGCCTTTCGGCGGTGTGAAGGAATCCGGTCTCGGTCGAGAAGGCAGCGCCGAGGGTCTCGAGGAGTACCAGGAGATTCGCTTCTACAACCTGGCCCTGCGCAGCACCAGCTGA
- a CDS encoding aminotransferase family protein, translating to MVNEAHPVLTGPALWSAQAHMPSVLGRQIIIERAQGSYVFTADGQRLFDGTAGLWHANVGHSRPELAEAAYTQMQRVETYHIFGRYLNDRAVELGEVLAGLSPIANPKVILNSGGSDAIDVACKLARRHWQAEGRRTKTAILSREFAYHGLHAYGTSIAGLQFNRDGYGTESLVPETARVSAYDINAVEQTVLEIGASNIAAIVAEPIQGTGGVNPPLPGYLEGLQRICRENDILLIADEVITGFGRMGEMFATERYGLQPDLITFAKGITSGYAPLGGVLVSPRVWERFYRDTDETPVFRHGATYAGHATACAVALRHLDLLEEEKLLPRVKELEGALTEGLKSLDGLAGVAETRVAGLLGGISLREDLSAEALTDALIKDGFITRPLRGNTVQVSPPFITTNEELRELVGAIEAAVVAQHGGR from the coding sequence ATGGTCAACGAGGCTCACCCGGTACTGACCGGGCCAGCCCTGTGGAGCGCCCAGGCACACATGCCCTCCGTCCTCGGCCGACAGATCATCATCGAGCGCGCCCAGGGCTCCTATGTCTTCACCGCCGATGGCCAACGCCTCTTCGACGGTACCGCCGGCCTCTGGCACGCCAACGTCGGGCACTCCCGTCCTGAGCTTGCCGAGGCTGCGTACACCCAGATGCAGCGCGTGGAGACTTACCACATCTTCGGCCGATACCTGAACGACCGGGCCGTCGAACTGGGGGAGGTGCTGGCAGGACTCTCGCCGATCGCTAACCCGAAGGTCATCCTCAACAGCGGTGGATCGGATGCCATCGACGTGGCCTGTAAGCTCGCACGCCGTCACTGGCAGGCCGAGGGCCGTCGCACCAAGACGGCGATCTTAAGCAGGGAGTTCGCCTACCACGGACTTCACGCCTACGGCACCAGCATCGCCGGGCTGCAGTTCAACCGCGACGGCTACGGCACGGAGTCCTTGGTGCCTGAGACGGCCCGTGTCTCGGCCTACGACATCAACGCGGTCGAGCAGACCGTCCTGGAGATCGGCGCGAGCAACATCGCCGCGATCGTGGCCGAGCCGATCCAGGGCACCGGTGGAGTTAACCCGCCGCTGCCCGGTTACCTCGAGGGCCTGCAGCGGATCTGCCGCGAGAACGACATCCTGCTTATCGCTGACGAGGTCATCACTGGCTTCGGCCGCATGGGCGAGATGTTCGCCACCGAGCGCTACGGTCTTCAGCCGGACCTGATCACCTTCGCGAAGGGAATCACTTCCGGCTATGCGCCGCTTGGCGGTGTCCTTGTCTCACCGCGCGTTTGGGAGCGCTTTTACCGCGACACCGACGAGACACCCGTTTTCCGCCACGGTGCGACGTACGCCGGCCACGCGACCGCGTGCGCCGTGGCCCTGCGTCACCTGGATCTTTTGGAGGAAGAGAAGCTGCTGCCTCGGGTCAAGGAACTCGAAGGCGCGCTCACCGAGGGACTCAAGAGCCTGGATGGCCTCGCCGGGGTGGCCGAGACCCGCGTGGCGGGCCTGCTGGGCGGGATCTCGCTACGTGAGGACCTCAGCGCCGAGGCCCTCACCGATGCGCTGATCAAGGACGGCTTCATCACGCGACCGCTGCGTGGCAACACCGTGCAGGTCAGCCCGCCATTCATCACCACCAACGAGGAACTCCGCGAGCTCGTGGGTGCCATCGAAGCCGCAGTTGTCGCACAGCACGGAGGTCGCTGA